From Bradyrhizobium symbiodeficiens, the proteins below share one genomic window:
- the folP gene encoding dihydropteroate synthase: MNASPSPSVPPAGSARPDALRTLLERPIPAVMGVLNITPDSFSDGGEFIAPQQALARARAMITDGVDIIDIGAESTRPYKGAKAVTADDELARLKPVLSGVVALGVPVSIDSMKAEVVAYALDQGAAIANDVWGLQRDAAMAPLVAARGVPVIVMHNRDDADPAIDIITDMKTFFLRSLDIAAKAGIARDKIVLDPGIGFGKTAEQSLTALARLREFEMFGLPILVGASRKRFIASVSPSEPKERLAGSIAAHLIAAQRGAKIIRTHDVAETLQALLVANAIEGKQ; encoded by the coding sequence ATGAATGCCTCGCCCTCTCCATCCGTCCCGCCGGCCGGCTCGGCCAGGCCAGATGCGCTGCGGACATTGCTGGAACGACCGATCCCGGCGGTGATGGGCGTGCTCAACATCACCCCGGACTCCTTCTCCGACGGCGGCGAGTTCATCGCGCCCCAGCAGGCGCTTGCGCGGGCGCGGGCGATGATCACCGATGGCGTCGACATCATCGATATCGGCGCCGAATCCACTCGGCCCTACAAGGGCGCGAAGGCCGTCACCGCGGACGACGAGCTCGCACGGCTCAAGCCGGTGCTTTCAGGCGTCGTGGCGCTCGGCGTGCCTGTTTCGATCGACAGCATGAAGGCGGAGGTGGTGGCCTACGCGCTCGACCAGGGCGCGGCGATCGCCAACGACGTCTGGGGCCTGCAACGCGACGCCGCGATGGCGCCGCTGGTGGCCGCAAGAGGCGTTCCCGTCATCGTCATGCACAACCGCGACGACGCCGATCCCGCCATCGACATCATCACGGACATGAAGACTTTCTTTCTGCGTTCGCTCGACATCGCCGCAAAGGCCGGCATCGCGCGCGACAAGATCGTGCTCGATCCCGGCATCGGCTTCGGCAAGACCGCCGAGCAGAGCCTGACCGCGCTGGCGCGGTTGCGCGAATTTGAGATGTTCGGCCTGCCGATCCTGGTCGGCGCCTCGCGAAAACGCTTCATCGCCTCGGTCTCGCCGTCGGAGCCGAAGGAGCGGCTCGCCGGCTCGATCGCCGCGCATCTGATCGCCGCACAGCGCGGCGCAAAGATCATCCGCACCCATGACGTCGCCGAAACCTTGCAGGCGCTGCTTGTGGCGAACGCAATCGAGGGCAAGCAATGA